From one Montipora capricornis isolate CH-2021 chromosome 10, ASM3666992v2, whole genome shotgun sequence genomic stretch:
- the LOC138021350 gene encoding leucine-rich repeat-containing protein 69-like has translation MADRILLNATKGKPKSLSLCNKELKNVPSLIGKITSLKAVDLKNNVLTDLPEEFSFLKQLESLNIGNNKFEDLPEVLAFVSGLQRLHLFNNQLSHLNSLVLSGMQKLTFLNLNGNKLQSLPREINRLVSLEFLSVDHNHLCSVPIEICHLINLTELHLADNQISSLPEDMAFLRSLTKLYVYKNFIEELPEGLSKCTQLRVLDVSANRLRVFPAELSNLPLKELYCEENNLLQHIPVHSKQEDEVLTLKEISARLVLKELKNGRSYVKRFIRHYPKVQEMLQFATDCAVCGQSFLNTWLECVHFVDARKVLRTKTRPGIIPVRGLLCSYKCFNTEGHDYFGIAYVGDT, from the exons ATGGCAGACAGAATTTTGCTGAACGCGACGAAGGGAAAACCCAAATCATTAAGTCTATGTAACaaggaattaaaaaatgtccCTTCATTGATAGGAAAGATAACCTCTTTAAAAGCTGTTGATTTGAAGAACAACGTTTTGACAGACCTTCCCGAAGAATTTTCCTTCCTGAAACAG TTAGAGTCTCTAAACATTGGAAACAACAAATTCGAGGATCTTCCAGAAGTTCTTGCCTTTGTGTCTGGATTGCAGAGATTGCACTTGTTCAATAACCAATTGAGCCACCTAAATTCCTTGGTATTAA GTGGAATGCAGAAGTTAACATTTCTTAATCTCAATGGAAATAAACTGCAGTCATTGCCGAGAGAGATAAACAG ACTGGTGTCACTAGAGTTCCTAAGTGTTGATCACAATCATCTCTGCAGTGTTCCCATAGAGATCTGCCATTTGATCAACCTCACTGAGTTGCATCTTGCTGATAATCAAATATCAAG tctTCCAGAGGATATGGCATTTCTGAGGAGTCTTACAAAACTTTATGTGTATAAAAACTTTATTGAAGAGCTACCAGag GGCTTATCAAAGTGTACACAGCTTAGAGTACTTGATGTGTCAGCCAATAGACTGCGGGTATTTCCTGCAGAG CTCTCCAATCTTCCGTTGAAGGAACTTTACTGTGAAGAAAACAACCTTTTGCAACACATTCCAGTTCACTCAAAACAAGAAGATGAAGTTTTAACTTTAAAG GAGATATCAGCTCGTTTGGTTCTAAAGGAACTTAAGAATGG GCGATCATATGTGAAGCGTTTTATACGTCATTATCCCAAGGTACAGGAGATGTTACAATTCGCCACAGATTGCGCTGTCTGTGGACAGTCCTTCTTGAACACTTGGCTGGAATGTGTACACTTTGTTGATGCACGCAAG GTTCTCCGCACAAAGACAAGGCCAGGGATCATTCCTGTTCGCGGCCTTCTATGCTCGTACAAATGTTTCAATACCGAAGGACACGACTATTTTGGCATCGCTTACGTTGGAGACACGTGA